DNA from Solanum stenotomum isolate F172 chromosome 3, ASM1918654v1, whole genome shotgun sequence:
ataTAGTTGTTGCGGAAGAAGAGTCAATTAAGAAGAAGAGAAAGCGAAAGAGAGACAAGAAGAACAAAATGGTTACGGAAAAGGAGACTAAGAAGGAGGAAGAGAACGAGGAAGGGGAAGAGGATGATGAAGAAAGACAGGAATTGGATGATGAGCTGAAGGAGGAGATTAAGAAAGAGATGAAGAGTGGGTCAGGTATTATGAGTTCAGAGTTGTTTTCTTCTGTTGAAATTTCCGAGCCCACCATGAAAGCAATTAAGGATATGGGATTTGAGTACATGACTCAGGTAAATTACACGTTTTTCTTTCTCTAATTTGCATTGCTTATCCTTATCCTTGATGGCGATGCCAGTTGTTTATTAGATTTTCTATTTGCATTTTCTAGTATCTTTTCATAAGCAGATGGTAGAGAAGTGAAATATAGAAATTACTAATGAATTGAACGATGTTTCAAAACTTGATTAGATAAGTTGATAGTCATTTGCCCATGAGCCACTTGACTAGATAAGTTGATAGTAATTTGCCCATAAGCCACTTGATTTATGTCTCTATTTTGGGTACTGAATCGCTAACACTCATTATTCTCGTAAACTTTCCTGTAATTGTTTATCTTTGGTGTTGAAGATCCAAGCCAGGGCAATTCCTCCTCTTCTGGAAGGCAAGGATGTCCTCGGAGCTGCAAGAACTGGTTCTGGTAAAACACTAGCATTTTTGATTCCAGCTGTGGAGTTATTGTTTCATGTCCACTTTACACCACGTAATGGAACTGGGGTGGTTGTTATTTGCCCAACAAGAGAACTGGCTATACAGGTACTCTTCCTGGTCCATCCTTTTTGcttgttttcctttttagtcttcCTGCTTTTTGTTTGTCGGGGTGGGGTGGGTCAGGAAGGACGACTATATGCGGTTAGTTTATATGGCTGATCTCCTTGCTTGCATAATTCTTCTGTCCTATTAAACTGACCATCTTCTCATGTTTTGTCTGTCCTCAAACAAACTTGActtctcttaaatatttttttgtgaagcaattcaatttcattataaGGTTACAACAACAGAGATTTTGTCAGTCCAGAATACAAAAATCCATatagaaagaagtgagaaaatcCAGGAAGGTGTCAATGTTATTTACAGGGGAATGGTTAGCCCAATTAAATAGAAAAACTAGCCTTAAGAGAACATATTTGAGTTGACTCCCCATCAAAACATCTCATATTCCCTTTTGCCACCCTATACACTAAAAAAATACAAGCGGAGACCATGGTCCAGATCTTTCTGATGGgattttcaactttctagaggTTCAACTGACCTAAGCTTCTCTGACAGTAAAATGCATCGACAAGTTGAGACCATAAATAGCTAGGAACATGTTCCAAAAATGTAAATTATAGTTCCAGAATACAAACTAATATAAAGTTGGTGCTGCTTTAGAATTTTTGAACTTGACGTTGACATCTTAATAACTAGAAATTAACATTCTCACGGAGCAAACATTAAATTAgacattttaaaaatcaaaatctaaGATAATAATCTATCCAGACGTTTTACTCTTTATACTGTTGAGGCCAAATTAGGTCTAGATATGGGAAGAATGGAGTGGCTTATTCTATCCTTATCTGTTAAAGATAATTAAAGTATCTAGTTTTTACTTTCATTGAAAATCTGGGAATAAAGATGCATGTTTGAGTCTTTTACAACTAATACATAGAGGAACTGGGATAGCTTTAAATTCATTAGCATGGATGAGTTATTCTTTAGAGCCTTATTGATCCTTATAACAGTTTTAAATCTCTCTTGCTGACTTCCTGTGAGACTAATACAATTAGTGTGAAATGTGTTGATTAGTAAATCACTTTTATCAACATCATTTTGTCACAGTACACTTTTGTCCAGTAATAGCTTGTTGATAGCATCTTACACAGAAAAAATACTGCATACAGAGCCGTTACATAAAAAGTCCCAATTCTTGAAgatcatatatattactatcaCAACTCACAAGTTTTTGTGGGTTAAACTAAATTGAGTTTGTTAATTAAACTATGAAAGTACTACATTGATTGACAGTGGTTACCCATTTTAGTGTGTGTGTTTCAAAGCTAACCCACAGTTTAATGACTCAGACGCATGCTGTGGCAAAGGACCTTCTCAAGTATCACTCGCAGACTCTTGGGTTGGTTATTGGTGGTTCAGCAAGAAGAGCAGAGGCAGAGCGTATTGCTAAAGGGGCTAATCTCTTAGTAGGCACCCCTGGTCGACTACTTGATCATCTTAGTAATACCAAGGGTTTCATTTATAAGAACCTTAAGGTACTTATCCTTTCAAGTGGCTCGCTATTTCTATTTATGATGTCATTTTTTAGTATGATATATTTGATATCAATTATCCTCAAATCCCGCCTATGACTTCATTAGAATTTACCTTACAAGTTATTCATAGCTTTACTTAAGCCTGTGTCCAAGGATCAGTGTGGTTTCTGAAATTATTGCTTAAACTTGCAGTGTCTCGTGATTGATGAAGCTGATAGGATTTTGGAAGCAAACTTTGAGGAAGATATGCAACAAATTCTTAAACTTCTACCAAAGGAGGTAGTCACCAAAGTAGTTGTGTTACCTACTTATCACATGTTTGGCCAAGCTTagtttattttgagaaataattttttcgaaaaaaaGAACTTATGGTGAGAAGCAATCTGTGTTTGGCTAATCAATGTAAAAAGCTCTTTTGAGCAACAATTAGTCTTTGACCAAGCTTTTTAAAAAGTGCTTGTGAGTGTATTTTATCGGAAGTGTTTTCCAAAAAAGTACTTTCGGGGAAAGActgctttttttcttttagcttaTGAAAAACTAATTTCTGCTACTCCCAGGAACATTTTATTTTCTCCCAAAAACTTGGTCAAACACCTCACTTCTTAAAACTAAGCACTAGCTATTAGTCTTGTGAAAACTATATAGCTTTGTGAAATTGTTATCCACGGTGATAGtcaattttaagattaaaaTAAGTACGATTTCCTACATAAGGATTTCTTAGTGATTTTAGTTAAAACTAAGTAGAGTACAAATATGCATTATGCTTGCCCTTGCAGGTTCTCAGTATCATTTGTTCGGTAATGTAATTTCTAGATGTTGTTACTCTGAAACTTGTGTATACAGTCACTATGTTTTGTAGGTCATTGCATGTCTTGTTTCTCAGTTATTCTTTGTATGTTCAACTATTGGTGTATTTGTTATTTTGAGTTAAACTAATATGCTAGTTGCTGCTCTACAGGGGAGGCAGACTGCTCTCTTTTCGGCCACACAGACGAAAAAGGTATTTTAAAGCCTATAGTTTTTCAAGTTCATCCTAGCTGAAAAGCAAGTAGTAAATTCCTGCTTTCAAGTGCATTTGTCTTGAAcattaaacataatttttaaatagaaaagaGATAGGGATCTCCATTAAGAGACTGCTGAAAGTAATTCATGTTATGTCATATATGTTAAAAAATTTCTTCCTGAATGAAGCTACATTATCTTGTGAGTATTTGTGCTAGTGATTTTGTTggctaaatataaatttatggtAATTTGATAAAGTGAGAAACATTGACGCATTAAATGAGGTTCGCTGAGATCTGTTCATTGTTTTTAGGTTGAGGACCTTGCACGCTTATCTTTGACAGCTCCTATCTATATTGATGTGGACGATGGGAGGAGGAGGGTATGTACAAACTAATTTGTGTCCTCCTAGCATATGTTTAATTCAAGATCATGTTGTAAGCCTGTTTGAGTATATGGTTAATTCAGGTCACGAACGAAGGGCTACAACAAGGATACTGTGTTGTCCCAAGTGCCAGGAGATTTATTCTCCTTTATTCATTCTTGAAGAGGAACCTGTCAAAGAAAATAATGGTTTTCTTCTCATCTTGCAACTCTGTCAAGTTCCATTCCGAACTTCTTCGCTATATCAAGATTGAATGCCATGATATTCATGGGAAGCAAAAGCAGCAAAAACGAACATCTACCTTTTTTGATTTCTGCGATGCAAAGAAGGGCATTCTGTTATGCACAGATGTCGCCGCACGTGGTTTGGATATTCCTGCTGTGGTATGTTGCTTCTCCTCTTATCAAAGCAGTCTGTTGTCTATTCTTAGCTGGAACCTGTATATGAATTTGGGGGTGGGAGGGTGAACCCATTCActgtttcttctctttttctggGATTTAAGGTATGAGGGTGGGGGAAATGAAACAAATCTTTAATCCTTGAAATAGAAAATGTAGTTGGTGCTCAATTACTTCtgattcaattatctttttGTACTATCAATTGTACTTCTCTATTTCTGCTTTTATGTGTTCTATTTGATTTAGAAGGAAGTTGTTGGTGCTTTTTTGTTAGaagtaaaaacattttttttactgtACAACTTGTGAAGTGAAAAAATCAGTGACATGCTTTCTCATAAGTAGTTGAAATAACACCCCTGACAGCTTTTTCCTTTCGAAAGGTATATTGATTCTTGTTATGTCTCTCTTTCCAGGACTGGATTGTGCAGTTTGATCCCCCTGATGAACCCAAGGTAATAGGCACTTCACTTTATAAGTTTTCAGAGTTGGTTATGAAGGGATAAATTTGTGTTCCTTCTAATGTTTTTTTGTGTAAATCTTTACAGGAATACATACACAGAGTTGGTCGAACAGCACGTGGTGAAGGTGCTAAAGGAAACGCTTTGCTATTCTTGATTCCAGAGGAGTTGCAGTTTCTTAAGTACCTGAAGGTCTCTTCATAATCACATCACACTGTTAAATTTACAGAACAATGAAACATCTGTTAGAATTCTAAATGTGTCATCAGAAGCATTGCTTGAAGTAGGACCTAGGAGCTGTGATACTTGAAAATATGTTTACCAAGTATTAGTGAAATATATGTACTTAATCTGGTAAAAGCTCGGGCTAAAAGTTGGAGCTCTTCAAACAGATTTTCCCATTTTGATCGTCAGTTTTTCTTCAACCTTGCTGGCATTTCTTTCAAACTGTTTCCTGATGACTTCCATTGTTAAAGAGCAATTGAGTTATTCTATGTTTTTTACATAAGTTTGTTAAATTGTGGCTTTTCATTGATAGTCTAATGTGTAGTGCTTATGACAGGCGGCAAAAGTACCTGTAAAAGaatatgaatttgatcataAGAAGCTGGCCAATGTGCAGTCACTCCTGGTAAATCTGCAGCTACTcgtgtttattttatttggcccaccagtgtgttttttaTACCTTATGATTTGGACCTTTGTGTTGAAATGAAAGAATGCATAAATTTGTTGCAGGAAAAATTGGTTGCAAACAACTATTACTTGAACCAGTCGGCTAAAGAGGCATATAGGTCCTATTTACTATCATATAATTCTCATTCCATGAAGGAAATATTCAATGTTCACCGACTTGATCTGCAGGTATGTTATCTTGCTTCCTTTTATGGCAGATACATTCTCTTAGCTGTGTAATATTTAGGAAATAAGAAAATGGATGAATCTGGGCATAAAAACCGATTCATTTTAGTGCAGCGCAAAAATACTACTTGGAAGTTCATGGTTTTATTACTATTTCAAGGGTGTTCAAGTTTTACTTATACACAGTTGAAATTTCAGATCTGCAGTTCCCCTTTTGAGTAGCGTTAAACCATTTCAAATCTTCTGACTTAAGGACGAAAGGAGGCATTTAGAATATGGTCCAGGCCCTTCCTGTACCTTGAAAGAATTTCAGGAGTGCTTTATTATCTTTGATCGAGTTTTTCTgttattcaaattttgaatgacattgtgtatgtgacACATAGGACTTGAGAAATTTGCTATCTGCAATTTAGGTTGTCATAATCTGTGCATCGACTTTCTAATGCTGTAGTTGCTTATGCATTTGGATAGTAAATAAGCGGAGATGGGTATTTACTTTGATCCAGAAATCACTTAACAGATAAAACGGTTGTTTTGCAGGCAGTAGCTTCTTCGTTCTGTTTTTCTAATCCTCCAAAAGTACACCTCAGCATAGATAGTAATGCGTCCAAGTTCAGGCAGAAAAAGCGTAAAGTTGAAGGAAGCCGAAATGGGTTCAGTGAGGGCAATCCCTATGGAAAGAAAGGAGCTGACGATACGAGGCAGTTTGTAAGATATTAGGGAAGGTTTTCTGCAGCAGCACAAGTTTCTGCACCAGATTCATGCCtcaaaatgtataatttttctCTAATGTAACTTATTACGTGGAAGAAGAGTTCATCATAGTTGAAGCATTTCGCACTTCAAATTTTCTGGATTTGGTCCCCTCCACAATTTTGTATTGACATTGCCAAAGGAAGTAGAGATTCatgaattgtttattttttcacttatgATATgaacaattttcttttgataaaaGATTTATCATAACATCAGTCAAAACAAGAGAAATTGACATGATCCCACATTCCTTCATGATGAAGATTAAGAATAATTGCGATATTCTTTTTGAACTGTCATTCCCAAGGGACTCTTGTTTTTATGCTCCAAAAGTTTTTCTAAGTTTCATTATAGAAAAAAGAATACATAACCATTCATTCGAGTTTGAACAATATCTAAACTActgctgttttatttttaatggtcAAAGATAGAATACTGTACTGTATTTCACATGGGGCAGATTAATTATTGGTCTAAATTTGCTATGAATCTTCATGTCATTGCAATATATGTCTCAGGGCTGCTGCTTGTATTTGAGAGGCTCTTTTGAACACAATAGCTAAGCAGTCATTTCCTACTTAAATATTGCAATGACACGAAGATTCATAGCAAATTTAACAATGTAGTTAGTAGTACAAGAAATGAtctcaaaaagataaaattaagtTAAAAGGGAAGGCATTGTTTAAGTGAGTCCAGAGGCGGAGCTAGTTGGGGTTCATGGGTTCGGAGGAACCCACTAGATTTTTTGTAGAccctatatttgtattagaaaattaaataattatatgtatattaacataTGAACCCTGAAACAAAATTGAATTAGAACCCTCAAACTCCTAACCTTAGTTTCACCTCTGCGTTTAACCACTGTTATCGATAATGATTGCTTAATATTCCCATCAAATTAGGATTTTTATCACTGTTAGGAGTGAAATTTTTGCTATAAATAATCAAGAACAAGTATGACTTAACATCTACTACAAAGGGACAGTTTTGCCAACAGTGAACTCACTAATCCCAGGCTCTACTGGGAAATTGAATCAAGGAAAACTGACTAATCAGAACTGATAATATATCCCACCTAGGAAATGACTGCTTAACTATTGTGTTCAAATTGGCATAGGAacataaatatgaaaacatGCTTGCACAATTCTTACTACAATAATCAGAACTTCGACATTTATATATATGGGCAACATTGAactatatacaatttttttttcaactacATAATCCATCTAAGgaactatataaatattttgatgtgTATTATATATCTTGTAGAACGACTGAATTCTGCAACCAATCGTCAGGAATATCAACAGgaatgtcctcaaatgctctATACATCTCTTCCTGAAACTCATCGCTTCTAATATCATCAACTCTGTGGCCTTCTTGTACCTCCAACGTTGTCTCTGTCTTCTCCATTGTAGTAGCTTCATAAGTACTGTTTTGAACATCAAATTCGGTAGTTGTAGCCTCAACTGCATCTTGTTCATCACAAACCCTAACTTGATCTTCCCTTGTGGAGTAGTCGTTATTATGATTAGGTTCATGCAACATAAGATCAATAATTCCAACAACATCTCCATCTTGTGCCTCCATAACATGATCCACGTTCTTCTCTTTACCCATCTTCTTCTTTATTCGACACACCACAAAATCTTCCTTAGGAATGTGattattttccttaaagaaaCTATCCGTGACATGATTCTACCATCAACCAGGTGTTATTTTGGCCACACTCACTTGTTTTAAACTTCAAGTTTCTCTTAAACCTTACCACAGGCGCCGTACGATTCCTCCTTATAAGATGTTCCCCGGTTTGCCCTTGCCACGTCCCTTTAGCACAAATTCGAGAAAAccttttatattcagtcttttgCTTCTTCAAAGGAGTAATAAAGTAACGAAACTTCTCTTCAAAATTAGCTCCAAATATCTCCCATGGTGGTTGATCTCCATATATATCCGCAAACTGGATAGGACATTCTTCATTCAAACATAATTCTCCTTTGAAAAACCTCTTAAGATAGTTGATTAGCTCCGTATCAGTAGGATGAAAACGTATTCCCATTGGCTTCGACATTGATTCTTGATCCAGAATTAACCTATGTAAACCTAAACAAATTATGTGAATTATGAAACCTAAACAAAGATAGTTATCTATTTATACACATCTTATTACCCTAATGGAAAAAAACTCTAATTACTTAACAAACACAAGTTACTTTATTTCCTAAATTACTACTATAACTGTAACTGAACAAActtacttaattaattacttctcaagttactttatttccttaattACGTATTTAGATTCCTAATTTTTAGAGGAGTTTGCTTTGAAAGGCCGCGCAACTACTTAATTACGTATTTACAATTCCTAATTTTTATAGGCCGCAAATGCTTAAATTTGTCTAACACGTGCCCCCCCAATATCTATATGATATTTTATACGAAAGTTTCTGAAGTACAGTTACTTAATTTACATTATAgaaatatagtttaaattttacattaCAACATTTAGCCTCAAATACAATTTTCGATATACGATAATATACATTCGATTTATCATAATATACgaaaacttttatatatatttttaacaaaaatacttaaaaatttgatatacaatattatacaccaatatatatatatatatatattatatgaaacTTGG
Protein-coding regions in this window:
- the LOC125859313 gene encoding DEAD-box ATP-dependent RNA helicase 51-like, which encodes MAEVEENPNIVVAEEESIKKKRKRKRDKKNKMVTEKETKKEEENEEGEEDDEERQELDDELKEEIKKEMKSGSGIMSSELFSSVEISEPTMKAIKDMGFEYMTQIQARAIPPLLEGKDVLGAARTGSGKTLAFLIPAVELLFHVHFTPRNGTGVVVICPTRELAIQTHAVAKDLLKYHSQTLGLVIGGSARRAEAERIAKGANLLVGTPGRLLDHLSNTKGFIYKNLKCLVIDEADRILEANFEEDMQQILKLLPKEGRQTALFSATQTKKVEDLARLSLTAPIYIDVDDGRRRVTNEGLQQGYCVVPSARRFILLYSFLKRNLSKKIMVFFSSCNSVKFHSELLRYIKIECHDIHGKQKQQKRTSTFFDFCDAKKGILLCTDVAARGLDIPAVDWIVQFDPPDEPKEYIHRVGRTARGEGAKGNALLFLIPEELQFLKYLKAAKVPVKEYEFDHKKLANVQSLLEKLVANNYYLNQSAKEAYRSYLLSYNSHSMKEIFNVHRLDLQAVASSFCFSNPPKVHLSIDSNASKFRQKKRKVEGSRNGFSEGNPYGKKGADDTRQFVRY